The Brumimicrobium sp. genomic interval TATATTTTCTCAAAACCTAGTTGTAAATCCTAGTTTTGAAATTACAAATACAAATTGTAGCCAAATGGGAGGAGAATCTTTCCGTCAAGATTTGGATCCTAGTTGGGATAATGCAAACTCTAATATTCCAGGAGACAGTTGTAGTTCTTCCGACTTATTCTCTGCTTGTAACGTGATTCCAATACTCAATACTCCTGCCCCCACTCACATGCCAAATTCTGTATTAGGTTGGCAAATGTCACGAACAGGAACGCGACACGCTGGTATTATTCTTTATGATGCTCCTTTTGGAATATCAAGTAATTATAGAGAATATCTACAAGGGCATACAACAAGTCCATTAGTAGCTGGTCAAACTTATTGTGTATCTTTTTATATCAGTCTAGCAAATGAGGTCGCTTATGCTACAGAAAATATTGGCGTATATTTTACCAACACCCATTATTTACGAGATGCTTGTGCTCAAGGCTCTCGTATTAATGTCACTCCCCAACTGACAAATACTTGTGGTATCATAACTGATACGATGGGCTGGAAGAGATTACAATGGGACTATACTGCAACAGGAGGAGAACAGTATTTCATTATTGGAAATTTTGACAATGATGCGAATACTAACCAAATAACTTTTGGATCAGGTCAAAGTGCCTTCATGAATCCATACGCCTATTATTATATAGATGATGTTAGTATTATAGAAAACTCATGCTGTTATGCCGAAATTAATCCTGCTCCGTCTCCATGTGTTAATGATGCACCATTTAATTTATCTGCTGGTTCTAATACACAATGTGCCAATACTATAATTGGGACATGGAGTGGACCTGGAATTACAAATGCTACATTAGGAACATTTGACCCCAGTGTTGCGGGTGAAGGAACACATTCTATTTCGTTTACACTTGATTGTGGATATATTGCCAAAATCGATATTACAGTTAAGGCTTGTAACTTAAATGTATGCGAGGATAATGGTCAGTTGACTGTTTCAGGTGGGACTGGACCTTATACCTGGAGTGAATGGGTTTCTGGGTCAACGATTCCTATTACAGACCAAGCATCATGTGTACAATGCGGTGGAACTTGGACATTTGGAACTTGTTTAGGCGGAGGCCTTCCTCCTATGCCTATAACATCTTGCTCTACCCCTCCTGGTTATGATGTTTTTGCTACTGGAACAACAGTAACACCACCAAGCAATCTACCAATCATTGTAGTAGATGCTTTAGGTGATACACTCACAATAAATTCATTGGCAGGTATTCCTCAATGTACAGGCTGTAACACAAATAATGCTACCGTTGCTAATATCACTGAATCATCCTGTAATAGCCCAATCAATTTATCAAATGCGGTATCAAATGCAAGCGGATTTACAATTACATACTACGGCACACAAGCAGATGCTAACAATGCCACAAATGCTATTTCTTCAAGTGTTTCAACTCCTGGTACCTATTGGGTAAGAATAGAAGATCCAAATGATCCTACTTGTTTTAGTGTTCAACAAATCCAAGTTACTATATCTACACTAACCCATACTTCCTCATTTACAGATGAAAATTGTAATGCAGGAGATGGTTCTATCACTCTTACTGCTTCAGGTGGAGTTTCTCCTTATCAATATTCTATAGATGGTGGAAACACGCTACAAAGTAATGGTGGTTTTCAAAATCTAGGAGCTGGGACTTATTCAGTATATATTGTAGATTCTAAAGGATGTGAAAGTACAGAAACAATAACTATTAGTAATATAGGAGGACCTGTAATTGATAATGTAATTACGACTAATCCATCTTGTAATGGCATGTGTGATGGTGAAATTGAAATCACAGTTTCAGGTGGAAACCCTCCTTACACCTATATATGGAAAGACGGTAATGGGAATGTTGTAGGAGGAAATACTTCTACGCTATCTAATATATGTGATGGCAATTATTCCGTAGAAGTAATTAATGCTGGAGGCGGAAGTGGAGGAACTGGTACAACTACCTCTCTATTCTATGAAGATTTTAACTCTGGAGCAACTAACTGGAATCTCAATGTTTCGTTAGCACCAGAAGGATCAGACGCAAATTTCTTCACCGTAAGTGATGCAGAAGGCGGTGTTTCACCTGGTGGTTGTGGTGTTGCTAATAACGGAGACGCTACACTTCATATAACCAGTGTATTTATGCCTAATGGGGGTGCTGCATATGATGCGGGCGGTTTATGTGGAATTCTATTCTGCCCTGAAACACATCGTAGAGCTGAATCTCCACTAATTAATACGGTTGGATACACTGGACTCTCACTAAACTTTGATTACATAGCTAATGGTGCTATACCGAACGATCAGGCTACCGTTTGGTATAATGATGGTAATGGCTGGACGCAGCTAGGTAACGCTCTTAATTCAGGGACATGCCCTAACACTCAAGGTTTATGGTCTGCTTATTCACAAGCATTACCTGTCTCTTGTGAAAACATCAACAACCTTCAAATTGCTATTCGCTGGGATAACAATGATGATGGTGTGGGAACAGATCCATCTGTAGCTATTAATAATTTAGAAATTATCTCTTCAACTGGAGGTGGAGGAGCTCCATGTAGCGCTAGTCAGACTTTTACTTTGACTACCAATACACCCGACGCTTCTTTTACAGGATTGAATAACGATTACTGTAAGAGTGATACAAGCATCATATTAGTTCCAACGCAAGCCAACGGTACTTTCTCAGGTCCAGGAGTAAATGGCAATACATTTAATCCTCAGATTGCTGGTAATGGAACCCATACGATTACTTATATTGTTTCATACGGTGCAAATTGCGCTGATACAGTAACAAAAACCGTAATTATTTCAGGGCCAAACGTATCATTCACTGCAGACCCAACACAAACTGATCTAGATAATACAGTCATTAATTTTACAAACACATCTACGGATGCTGTAAATTATATCTGGGATTTTGGCGATACAACTTCAAATGAATTTACCACCAATGCGACCCATACTTATTCTGACTCAGAGTCTGGAACTTACACCGTAACATTGGTAGGATATGATGCAAATGGTTGTATGGATATTGCTCAACTTGTAATCACCATCCTAGAGCCAGAATCTCGTTTTGATGTTCCAAATGTTTTCACTCCAAACGGAGATAATGACAATGATTTCTTCAAATTAATTTATGCAGAAAACATTAAAAGTTTAAACATATTTATTGTAAACAGATGGAATAATACAGTATTTGAAAGTGATGAAGTTCAATTTGCTTGGAATGGAAAGGTAAACAATGTGGGTGCAGATTGTAGTGAAGGAGTCTATTTTTATGTTATAAAAGTCACCTCCTTTAGTGGAAATGAGATTGAAAGAAATGGATATATTCATTTGGTAAGAGGGAAATAGTTTGTCCCATATTCATTCCTTTAAAAACTCACTGGACACTTAACTAGAATTATCAGGTTTTTAACCGCGAAGGATACTATGCTTTGCGGTTAGAAACTATCTAACCAATAATTTCCCCTCTAAATAATCCATCATCGCGTAGCGAACCCCTTCCCTACCAAATCCTGAAGCTTTAATTCCTCCATAAGGCATATCATCTACTCTAAAAGTTGTGGATTTATTATGGATTACAGCTCCTACTTTCAATTCGTTAAATGTTTTATCGCGAATCGATATACTATTCGTAAAAATAGCCGCCTGTAAGCCCCAATCTGAATCATTCACTTGTGTAATAGCTTCATCAATTTGGGAATATTTCTCGATGACTACTACAGGACCAAAAACTTCTTCATCTCTTACCTTTTGTCCCTTAGCAACATGGGTCAAAATAGTTGGCGGATAAAATGCTCCTTCCCGTTTACCTTCTAACAAACTTTTTGCCCCAGCTTGAATCGCTTCGTTTACCCAAGACTCGATACGAATAGCATTATCTTCATTAATTAGCACACCAAATTCTGTAGTTTCATTCTTAGGATCACCAATATTTAATGCTTGCACCTTCTGTATATATTTTTGAGTGAATGAATCAAACAATGAAGCATGTACGTAAATACGTTGCGTATGAATACACACCTGTCCCGAATAGGCAAAACCTCCTACTAACAACTCCTCAATTGCCAAATCCAACTCGGCATCTTGGTGAACAATGGCAGCTGCATTTCCTCCTAGTTCCAACACTACTTGCTTTCTACCTGCTGCAGCTTTAATATCCCATCCGACTTTCGCAGAACCTGTAAATGAAACTAGCTGTATATCCTTATTTTGTACTAAGGTTTGTGTCACTTCATTCTTACAGTGCAATACTTGAAAAGCTCCTTGAGGTAATTTCGTTTTAGCTATTATTTTCGCAAGTAATTCAGCCGTTAAAGGAGTTTTCTCGGAAGGTTTAAGAATAATTGGACAAGCTGTAGCTATAGCGGGTGCTACTTTATGAGCTACCAAATTAAGAGGAAAATTAAAAGGAGAAATTCCAAGAACCACTCCTTTAGGGAAATATACATATTCTCCTTTCAATCCTTTTCCTTTAGCTGTTGCGTCTAAATCAAATAATTCATGTGGTAAACGTTTACTCTCTTCCGAAGCAATAGTAAATGTTTGTATCGCTCTAAGTACTTCGCCTTTCGCGTATTTATATGGTTTCCCACTTTCTTTAACAATGGTATTTACAAAATCATCAAAATGAACAGTTATTCCATCCACTATGTCTTTCAAAATTTCAGCACGTTCCCCTGAAGTTAAATTAGCACAGATAGGTTGAGCTTTTACAGCATTTGCTACTATTACATCTGCTTCTTTCTGAGAAGACAAAGAGATTTCTCCTACTTCTTTTTGGGTGTATGGATTATAAATTTTCATAAGCGAAAGTTATGAAAATGCCTATCCAAAATCAATCTTTTGTTATAAAATCTTGAATCTTTTGCTTATAGTTGTTCAAACCCATAAAGGTTGGCACTGTGGTATGATTAGCACCTGCTACCTCACTACTTTGCTTCCAGCTATGCGTATGGTTTTTATAAACAATTCTTCCATGAGTTTCTATGGACAAAAAGTCATCATCAATTCCATGTAACCAATAGAGTGGCACTTCACATTTCTTCATTTGTTCTGCGTTCTCAATTTTCAAATCTACAAAGAAAGACGAAGGCATGGTTAATGCGGAGCCATCTTGTACCATCACAGCTGAACTAGCAAAAGGAGCTTCTAATATCACCTTACTTGGCTGTAGTACAAACGATTTGTCTCCTACCGATTTAGAAGCTGGCGCACTTCCCATAGAATAACCATATATAATTAAACGATCATTTGTTAAACCATTATTTTTCAGCCATTTCATAGCCCCATTTGTTGCCTCATACATATTATCTTCTGTGGGTTTTCCTTGCGACATTCCATAACCTGGATAATCAAACATCAATACCCCATAACGACCAAAACCTCCAACATAACTTAGCAACTTCTGACGAGGCCAATAATGATCCATGTGGTCTTTATTACCGTGGCAATATAGAATAATGGTATCTGTTTGAATTTGTGCAATATCACCTACATAAATTGCGTACATTTTCAAATTCTCTCCTTTATCATTAATAGTATAACTAAATAAGTGAATCTTGTTTGAGGGAACATAATAGCTTTGCGGTAAATCTAAAGCTAATTCACCTCCATACTCATCTAATTTATAGGAAGTTAATTCACTATTATTAAACAGAAAACTATCTAATCGCTTTCTACATCCAGTTATTACAACTACTATAATTATTAAAAATAATATCTTTTTCATCGCTTAAATCTATACATAAATCCTAAATACACACCCGTTGCTCCCGTTTTTCCCGTGATACTTTTATACTCAACAACAATATCTTTATTGGAAGTAAAAGGAGCAATCAATCTCAACTCCAATTTAAACGTCCAACGTTTCCAATTCAAATCATGACCAATATCAAAAGATGGGATTACTATATTTTTCTGTTTTTCACCATGTGCTTTAATTCGCCCTAATTCATACCAAGTAGAGAAACCAACATAAAACAAATTAGCCCTTTTAGAACCATTGGTGAGTAATTCATCCTGTGTTTGCTGTTTAAAATTATATTTTAAATAATAATGCGCATTTAGTTGAGGCCAGAATTTAAAGCTCTTTGTTTCATATACATCTAAAGCGGTATTAAAACCCAACATACCTGAAAAGCCGTGTTTTTCATCTTTACTTTTCCAAAAGCCATAGGTAGCTCCTAGATCAATTTGAGCAATTCCAAAAACTGAGGCGGTAGAATACCAACTACCATGGAGCGTTAAATCATTTGTAATTCCTCGTCCATACATAATAGAAGTAAAAGGAAGAGGTGCTGTAATAGAACCTGGTATTTTAATTAAAGGTCCTCCCAACTCAACCGCAATGGCATTCTCATTTTTTCGAAGCGGCTCAACTAATTTAGAAGAACCACAAGACGAAAAAATCAATCCCAATACAAAAAGAATGATTACGTTATATTTTTTATTTTTCATAGTTCAAAGTGCTAATATTTATTTTTCACAAGGTAATTTAGAATCCCAGTAAAAATCTTTAAAGGTAATTCGGTATTTATAAATGATGGTTTCTGCATCAACATGTAAGGTATCATTTTGAGTAAATGATACACGGAGAGAAGCTTTTGTTAACATCAAATTACTATGAGAAAAATCTACCTTTCCTGTTTTTCTTAAGTCATTTAAAATATGATTTGGGTAAGTATCTGCCAAACCGCTTGCCTTACACATTGTATATTCAGAATTATCAATATATACCAAAGAAGAATCAGAAGGGAAATGCACCATCTTTCCCCATCCCTTAAGTTGTTTGTATGCGGATGCTTTCTCTCCTTCTTTTAATGGGTGAACAATGCTTATGTAACTATCCTCATATAAAGAAAACTGTACTCTCTTACGGGTATTTCCATCAGTTAGTTCTAGCACATATGCCTTAGGATATACCGTAGGTTTTTTTACACTTTCACTAAAAAGGATTTTACCGTGAGTGATTATATCAGAAATATTTTCACCCGATATACCCATAGCATTTAGCGCATCGAGTTGATCCTCCGGAAAAACAATCACTTTACCTAAGATGTCTTCTTTGATTCTATGGCCTGGAAGCCAAGAACATGCCCTATCACCAAAAACGACTAAAACGAAGATAGTTCCTAAAACTAAACCAATTGAGAAATAGCGGAATTTTGCCCAGAATTTTTTCATATTCTAAATATTAGGGCAAAGATAGTGTTTTTAAAAAGTAAATAGTACGTTAACTCATTGTGCATTTACAAAAAATTATGGAATCGTATGGCAACTATCCGTAGGGACGTATGACAACCCTTTAGTTTCATACTCCCCCTTTGGAGGGGGCTGGGGGGAGGAGGACTAGGCTACTCAAAAAAGTATCGGAAAATTATTCTTTCCTTACTTTTTTCTTGTCAAAAAAGTAGCAAAAAGACAAGACAAAAAAATGCTACCTCCCCGCTCTGGCAAATGCCCGTAGGGACGTACGGCCGTACGTATCTACGGGTATTTACCGTACGACCCATACGGGCATTTGCCATTCACGCGCGCTGCTTCCCGCTTTTTTGTCTGGCCTGCACGCTTTGAGATGGCTTTTCATGAGGAGATTGGGGAACTTTAATAAAATTATAACTCTTATTTTATAAATAACTAATAAACAACTCTTTCTATCTCATACTTCATTGGATTGAAGGCTTTTATTTACTTTCACCTTGCAAAAACAACTTTTCTCAACGAAATACGTTATCTTTGAAGAAACAATAGGGATTATGGAGACGATTACATTAAAAATCAATACAAACAGTAAAGCAGGAAAAGCTTTAAAGGCAATGCTTGAAATATTTTCTAAACAACCTGGAGTAGAAATAGTGGAAGAAAAAAGTCCTTATAACCCTGAATTCATAAAAAAAATACAGCACGCAGAAAAAAGAGGCGATTACAAAGAAATTAATCCAGACGATATATGGGGAAGTTTAGGGTTAAAGTAGAAAAATTAGCTGAAAATGATATTAAAAAACATTTAAAGTCTGGTAATAAATCTTCTATCAAGAAGATCGAAACCTTTCTCCTTGAACTTTCAGAACATCCATATACAGGAGCTGGACAACCCGAACCACTTAAATATGAATTACAAGGAAAATGGGCGCGTAGGATTAATTCAAAAGATAGATTAATTTATAAAGTAGATGAAAAAGTAGGTACTGTTTTCGTAATTTCTGCTATGGGTCATTATTTAGATAAATAACTCGACGTACTTTAAACTGACCTTCAACAAACGATAATCCCAAAGTAACGCATACATTTAAAGCTTAGTTTTACCAATTCCGTCTTCAAACTTTAGTTACCTCAAAAAACAAGCTATATACAATTTACTACTGAGTAAAATACATTTACTTCAAACAATAAACCTATATTTGAAGCCTTAATGTGTTGAAAACATAAAAAGCTACTACTATGAAACGAAAGAAATATGATTCTTTCCTGATTTGGCTGTACAACCAAAATAAAGAGTACTTAATTCCTGAAAATATTAGAAAAAACATTCCTTATTCAACCATATCTACATGGAGAAATTTAGACTACTCCTGCTATGTGGGTCATCAAATAAGCGCGATACAAAAAGAAGCCATCGAACAGTTTGAAGTTTTTCAAGAATATCAAAAATTGAAGTTTATTGTTTTAAATATAATTCGTGTATGGAAAAAAACATCTAACTATTTTTTACCCATTATCAAAGAAAATAAAAAAATGAGATCGCTTATGATTGATTCAATGCAACTCCTATTTACCGCGATACCAAAAAAAATAGTACTCGATATTTATAAAATTTCTCCAACTACCTTTTATGCTTGGCTAACAAGCGAAAAGGTAAATTGCGGTATCTCTCCACTAAGTCTCTGTTTTAAAAGACATCCCTTCCAACTTGCTAAAAAAGAAGTAGAAACGATAAAAAATCTATTTAGAAATCCATCCTTTATTTGCTTGCCTGCTTCTTCTATTTATTATTATGCATTAAGGAATAATATGCTCTCGATTTCTTTAAGCACATTCTATAAATATGCTAACTTACTTGGATTGAAAAGAAAATTTAAGAAAATCGATATCGAAAACTATCATCCACTAAAAACATCAAAACCAAACGAGGTAATTCATATCGACACTACATTTTGGGAATTAACTATCGGAATAAAAGCTGCAATTATTTTAATTTGTGATAATTTCTCAAAAATGATCATAGGGTGGAATATTGATTTACGAAAAAATGGAGAAAATGCTAAAAAAGCATTAAAAAAAGCCTGGGAAACAATACGTTATTATCATCCTCATCTTAAAAGGACAACCCTGATTACCGATGGCGGTGCAGAAAACAACAATCTCATTATCCAAAACTTTATTGAAAAATCTAAAATGCCTGAACTCAATAAACTCTTGGCGTTAAAAGATGTAAGGTTTTCTAACTCCACGATTGAAGCAGTTAATAAAATAATAAAAAGATACCTTAGAGTAAAAAGACCTACAAATTTAATAGAATTAAATCAGTGCTTAAAAGACATTATTTATGATTATAATGCCGTACGACCACACACCTCTTTAAATGGATGTACTCCTCTTGAGGTATATACACAACAAAAAATAAATCTCGATTTTTCTAAACAAAAAGCAAACGCGAAGAAAATAAGAATTGCACAAAATAAAGAGATTAACTGCTGTATTGACTATGAACTCTAACCTACCTCCCTGTAAATCGAAGTCAAATGAATTACTTAAATAACTCCTGAAAACTATAACCGTGGAGCATCTTGTTTCCATTCACTAAAATAGAAAGCCAGCAAAAGAACTCATTCTATCTTGCCATTGTAGTTACATAATGAAACTCTTAAAAGCCTTAGACTTTTTATTTTGTAAAAGACTATCAAACAACTCATTATATCTTATACTTCGTTGTAACGAAGGTTTTTATTCGCTTTTACTTCCCGTTGGTCAGTGAGCTTCGCTTTGCTACGGTTGTCTCGGAAGTAGCGGGTGAGCTTTGCTTTGCTTCGGTTGTCTCAGGAATTGCCTGTCAAAACATAAAAAAATCCGTACAACAATGCACGGGTGGGTAAATATTTTTTTGAAGGCTATTTGGTTAGTTTTTTCTTTACTCGTTTGGAAGGAACAAAATACATGACTTGTAACTCTTCCTTTTGCAAATCGATTCTAAAGAAAATTGTATGTTTCTCAATGATGAAGCGTTGTAAGTTTTTGGAGTTCCGGTAGTGTACTTTTTGTGAGAAGTGTTTTTTGTTAATTTGTATTTCCTTTAATTCCCCATTTATTCGATCAATAATACTTTTTGCATGTTCAATATCTTTCAGATTTTTTGATTTAAAAACAAAATAACTAATTACAGCTTTTTCAAAGGACAGGCTTGGCTTTAACCTTAGTGGTTTTGTTGTACTCTTTAATAATTTCATTTTTAAGATGTTTGCAATAATTATCGGTTTCTAATAAATAAGGATGTACTTCCTTTTTAGAATAAACCTTGCTCGGTTCTGATTTCACAACTTCAGCACCGATTTTTTTTATAAAAGCATTAATTTGCTTTAATTGTTCTGGCGTTGCCTGTATTCTTATTGTTCTCATGACGTTCCCTATTATTGATTTTGATAAATATAAACAAATCTTTCTACAAAGATAACGTATTTCACTTTAAAAAGTTGTGTAAAAAGTCAAAAC includes:
- a CDS encoding gliding motility-associated C-terminal domain-containing protein yields the protein MNYKIKLFYITLLVIIPIHIFSQNLVVNPSFEITNTNCSQMGGESFRQDLDPSWDNANSNIPGDSCSSSDLFSACNVIPILNTPAPTHMPNSVLGWQMSRTGTRHAGIILYDAPFGISSNYREYLQGHTTSPLVAGQTYCVSFYISLANEVAYATENIGVYFTNTHYLRDACAQGSRINVTPQLTNTCGIITDTMGWKRLQWDYTATGGEQYFIIGNFDNDANTNQITFGSGQSAFMNPYAYYYIDDVSIIENSCCYAEINPAPSPCVNDAPFNLSAGSNTQCANTIIGTWSGPGITNATLGTFDPSVAGEGTHSISFTLDCGYIAKIDITVKACNLNVCEDNGQLTVSGGTGPYTWSEWVSGSTIPITDQASCVQCGGTWTFGTCLGGGLPPMPITSCSTPPGYDVFATGTTVTPPSNLPIIVVDALGDTLTINSLAGIPQCTGCNTNNATVANITESSCNSPINLSNAVSNASGFTITYYGTQADANNATNAISSSVSTPGTYWVRIEDPNDPTCFSVQQIQVTISTLTHTSSFTDENCNAGDGSITLTASGGVSPYQYSIDGGNTLQSNGGFQNLGAGTYSVYIVDSKGCESTETITISNIGGPVIDNVITTNPSCNGMCDGEIEITVSGGNPPYTYIWKDGNGNVVGGNTSTLSNICDGNYSVEVINAGGGSGGTGTTTSLFYEDFNSGATNWNLNVSLAPEGSDANFFTVSDAEGGVSPGGCGVANNGDATLHITSVFMPNGGAAYDAGGLCGILFCPETHRRAESPLINTVGYTGLSLNFDYIANGAIPNDQATVWYNDGNGWTQLGNALNSGTCPNTQGLWSAYSQALPVSCENINNLQIAIRWDNNDDGVGTDPSVAINNLEIISSTGGGGAPCSASQTFTLTTNTPDASFTGLNNDYCKSDTSIILVPTQANGTFSGPGVNGNTFNPQIAGNGTHTITYIVSYGANCADTVTKTVIISGPNVSFTADPTQTDLDNTVINFTNTSTDAVNYIWDFGDTTSNEFTTNATHTYSDSESGTYTVTLVGYDANGCMDIAQLVITILEPESRFDVPNVFTPNGDNDNDFFKLIYAENIKSLNIFIVNRWNNTVFESDEVQFAWNGKVNNVGADCSEGVYFYVIKVTSFSGNEIERNGYIHLVRGK
- a CDS encoding aldehyde dehydrogenase family protein → MKIYNPYTQKEVGEISLSSQKEADVIVANAVKAQPICANLTSGERAEILKDIVDGITVHFDDFVNTIVKESGKPYKYAKGEVLRAIQTFTIASEESKRLPHELFDLDATAKGKGLKGEYVYFPKGVVLGISPFNFPLNLVAHKVAPAIATACPIILKPSEKTPLTAELLAKIIAKTKLPQGAFQVLHCKNEVTQTLVQNKDIQLVSFTGSAKVGWDIKAAAGRKQVVLELGGNAAAIVHQDAELDLAIEELLVGGFAYSGQVCIHTQRIYVHASLFDSFTQKYIQKVQALNIGDPKNETTEFGVLINEDNAIRIESWVNEAIQAGAKSLLEGKREGAFYPPTILTHVAKGQKVRDEEVFGPVVVIEKYSQIDEAITQVNDSDWGLQAAIFTNSISIRDKTFNELKVGAVIHNKSTTFRVDDMPYGGIKASGFGREGVRYAMMDYLEGKLLVR
- a CDS encoding alpha/beta hydrolase yields the protein MKKILFLIIIVVVITGCRKRLDSFLFNNSELTSYKLDEYGGELALDLPQSYYVPSNKIHLFSYTINDKGENLKMYAIYVGDIAQIQTDTIILYCHGNKDHMDHYWPRQKLLSYVGGFGRYGVLMFDYPGYGMSQGKPTEDNMYEATNGAMKWLKNNGLTNDRLIIYGYSMGSAPASKSVGDKSFVLQPSKVILEAPFASSAVMVQDGSALTMPSSFFVDLKIENAEQMKKCEVPLYWLHGIDDDFLSIETHGRIVYKNHTHSWKQSSEVAGANHTTVPTFMGLNNYKQKIQDFITKD
- a CDS encoding Txe/YoeB family addiction module toxin, which encodes MGKFRVKVEKLAENDIKKHLKSGNKSSIKKIETFLLELSEHPYTGAGQPEPLKYELQGKWARRINSKDRLIYKVDEKVGTVFVISAMGHYLDK
- a CDS encoding integrase core domain-containing protein — protein: MKRKKYDSFLIWLYNQNKEYLIPENIRKNIPYSTISTWRNLDYSCYVGHQISAIQKEAIEQFEVFQEYQKLKFIVLNIIRVWKKTSNYFLPIIKENKKMRSLMIDSMQLLFTAIPKKIVLDIYKISPTTFYAWLTSEKVNCGISPLSLCFKRHPFQLAKKEVETIKNLFRNPSFICLPASSIYYYALRNNMLSISLSTFYKYANLLGLKRKFKKIDIENYHPLKTSKPNEVIHIDTTFWELTIGIKAAIILICDNFSKMIIGWNIDLRKNGENAKKALKKAWETIRYYHPHLKRTTLITDGGAENNNLIIQNFIEKSKMPELNKLLALKDVRFSNSTIEAVNKIIKRYLRVKRPTNLIELNQCLKDIIYDYNAVRPHTSLNGCTPLEVYTQQKINLDFSKQKANAKKIRIAQNKEINCCIDYEL